A DNA window from Mya arenaria isolate MELC-2E11 chromosome 17, ASM2691426v1 contains the following coding sequences:
- the LOC128224730 gene encoding uncharacterized protein LOC128224730 → MARTAVTRGRNGALTFLLMVLCVHSTVSKQCSKTLNRVPVHKNFDLQKFAGEWFTATRTTWAWGTNTLESMTIEILQAEDGTWRFRYSGSRAHKCEPVTETVLVPTDRDGHYLLRNKKKIEGTFIISFTDYKTMAMVLYCFKHARGKHVQCLQDGHQVEILARSSQPNTKTVNSYIKRATKRLCGGVKDFESTSPGFCKIPDILEQARIGKGELENDDSPQEMAVKCGVNSIPLEPDFDLSQMSGLWYEIARTRFTFNKMESVVSYHNIDTASQNMYSYYTGTLVNSNEQQDENPSCMTAIQGMSKTQESSDTAADRLGRIGWDDSTYPWSPTKVVYGDGEYTLFYACYSGPSNQPCPQEYMEVTLVGKDRNIPADRRAQIYSLLPNLCLQPEDMKETEFLADCTGWVEYTAESTETTPESCRLDEIQVFPEFDNDLVVGRWFLYGSIHYNNVTSLQGAVMDRHLEGVGELIYSNISVFRPDPADSRGPCVSYKSRSRDMCINTADFITTLPVAGDGNFVFQKILHIDDFMLVEYVCARRTDAGNCEREGIQFHVYVKRDNTTAEDFGPDIAVISELAESVCLDPEDLQIESSWCEPVSEDGQAAAAGGEAEGDEEDSDEEDADEPQCDVDQLSIYSDMADYDQTQLYGYWFEVASSVSGKLFSDVSGAVAYFTSSSNDTLSIYYTGFYDASNDDDDDSGDTEDRKRRDADENDNNDDVSLDDDAIQCSNVQHQLLLARCRSESNGDYLTRFEDTENFISYIPLKVLYTDFSSVLVTYACEMTMPGGQCRWGDANVKVWARNTTLDEDTLDFAYEMIFWACLDPYREGGIESVEYIAGSCLPDLESYVSEHDLYDGLDPEVDETQKDESERELDEIEKAFLLTDDQFYYDSQ, encoded by the exons ATGGCGAGAACTGCTGTGACACGTGGGAGAAATGGGGCGCTTACATTCCTGCTGATGGTGCTGTGTGTTCACTCAACTGTGTCCAAACAGTGCTCAAAAACACTTAATAGAGTTCCAGTCCATAAAAACTTCGATTTACAAAAG TTCGCGGGCGAGTGGTTCACGGCGACGCGCACCACATGGGCCTGGGGCACCAACACCCTCGAGTCAATGACGATTGAAATATTGCAGGCGGAGGACGGCACGTGGCGATTCCGGTACTCCGGCAGCAG GGCGCATAAATGCGAGCCGGTGACGGAGACAGTTCTGGTACCCACAGACCGGGACGGCCACTACCTACTAAGAAACAAGAAGAAGATAGAGG GTACGTTTATCATCTCATTCACGGACTACAAGACGATGGCCATGGTGCTCTACTGTTTCAAGCACGCACGGGGGAAGCACGTGCAGTGCTTACAAGACGGCCACCAGGTTGAGATCCTGGCTCGCTCAAGCCAACCGAACACAAAGACAGTGAATAGTTACATCAAGCGGGCCACCAAGCGCTTGTGTGGGGGCGTCAAGGACTTCGAGTCAACGTCCCCAG GTTTCTGCAAAATTCCGGACATTCTCGAGCAAGCCAGAATAGGAAAAGGGGAACTAGAGAATG ACGACTCGCCTCAGGAGATGGCTGTGAAGTGTGGGGTGAACAGTATTCCGTTGGAACCAGACTTTGACCTTTCACAG ATGTCCGGACTGTGGTACGAGATAGCGAGGACGAGGTTTACCTTCAACAAGATGGAGTCCGTGGTGAGCTACCACAACATCGACACTGCCAGCCAGAACATGTACAGCTACTACACAGGCACACTCGTCAACAGCAACGAACAGCAGGACGA GAATCCATCGTGTATGACGGCGATCCAGGGCATGTCCAAGACACAGGAAAGCTCCGACACTGCGGCGGACAGGCTGGGCCGGATAGGCTGGGATGATTCCACGTACCCCTGGT CGCCAACGAAGGTTGTGTATGGTGACGGCGAGTACACGCTGTTTTACGCCTGCTACTCCGGACCGTCAAACCAGCCGTGCCCTCAGGAGTACATGGAGGTGACATTGGTAGGCAAGGACCGCAACATCCCGGCCGACCGACGCGCGCAGATCTACAGCCTGCTGCCGAACCTCTGTCTCCAGCCCGAGGACATGAAGGAGACTGAGTTCCTAG CTGACTGCACGGGCTGGGTGGAGTACACGGCCGAGTCGACAG AGACGACGCCCGAGAGCTGCCGGCTGGACGAGATACAAGTCTTCCCAGAGTTCGATAACGACCTG GTGGTCGGGCGCTGGTTCCTTTACGGGTCTATTCATTATAACAACGTGACGTCACTTCAAGGGGCGGTGATGGACAGGCATTTGGAGGGCGTGGGGGAATTAATTTACTCAAACATCTCGGTCTTCCGGCCTGATCCCGCCGACTCGCGCGG CCCATGCGTCTCCTACAAGTCCCGGTCACGTGACATGTGCATCAACACGGCCGACTTTATAACAACACTTCCGGTAGCGGGCGACGGCAACTTTG TGTTCCAGAAGATTTTGCACATAGACGATTTCATGCTGGTTGAGTACGTGTGCGCGCGCAGGACGGATGCGGGCAACTGTGAGCGGGAGGGGATCCAGTTCCACGTGTACGTTAAGCGGGACAACACGACCGCGGAAGACTTTGGTCCCGATATTGCGGTCATCTCAGAACTCGCCGAGAGCGTATGTCTGGACCCGGAAGACCTGCAGATAGAAAGCA GCTGGTGTGAGCCGGTGTCGGAGGACGGACAGGCAGCAGCGGCTGGTGGAGAGGCTGAGGGGGACGAGGAGGATTCGGACGAAGAGGATGCGGATGAGCCACAGTGTGACGTGGACCAGCTGTCCATATACAGCGACATGGCAGACTACGACCAAACTCAG TTGTACGGCTATTGGTTCGAGGTGGCCAGCTCCGTGAGCGGTAAACTCTTCTCAGACGTGAGTGGTGCCGTGGCTTACTTTACATCCTCCAGTAACGACACACTCAGTATCTACTATACTGGCTTTTATGATGCCAG caatgacgatgatgatgatagcGGCGACACTGAAGACAGGAAAAGACGCGACGCtgatgaaaatgacaacaatgatgaCGTCAGTTTAGATGATGACGCAATACAATGTTCGAACGTGCAGCACCAGTTGCTGTTGGCGCGGTGTCGATCGGAGTCTAACGGGGACTATCTCACACGGTTTGAAGACACAGAAAACTTCATATCATACA TTCCGCTCAAGGTGTTGTACACGGACTTCAGTTCTGTACTGGTGACGTACGCCTGTGAGATGACGATGCCTGGCGGTCAGTGTCGCTGGGGAGACGCCAACGTCAAAGTCTGGGCAAG AAACACGACGCTTGACGAAGATACGCTTGATTTCGCGTACGAGATGATCTTCTGGGCGTGTCTGGACCCCTACCGGGAGGGCGGCATCGAATCAGTCGAGTATATCGCCG GGAGTTGCCTTCCAGATCTGGAGAGCTACGTCTCTGAAC ATGATCTGTATGACGGCTTGGATCCGGAGGTGGACGAGACTCAGAAGGACGAGAGTGAAAGAGAATTGGACGAGATCGAGAAGGCCTTCCTTCTGACAGACGACCAGTTTTACTATGACTCGCAATAG
- the LOC128224733 gene encoding uncharacterized protein LOC128224733 codes for MKVVIAWTLAQIVVVVVRAAGDAKCAALHGTCHETSTACAGHYQSLLCAGHASRQCCVPSSTHDTIECTGTHRHHATGTAYYPDPSPLEGGYVDMRDYPLQTLQAYLEGTAPFVTVAMDNHAGIAFDSRLCIPELNRKYGRFIDFRVRDTGSAFTNKGYSRIDICVRTIHDSYDSTINGGLTLVFH; via the exons atgaagGTTGTAATTGCTTGGACTTTAGCTCAAATTGTCG TGGTCGTTGTGAGGGCCGCGGGCGACGCCAAGTGCGCAGCACTACACGGCACTTGTCATGAGACGTCGACCGCATGCGCGGGCCACTACCAGTCATTGTTGTGCGCCGGCCATGCCAGCAG GCAGTGCTGTGTGCCGAGCAGCACTCATGACACAATAGAATGTACGGGGACCCATCGCCATCACGCCACGGGGACCGCCTACTACCCCGACCCCTCCCCGCTAGAGGGTGGATACGTCGACATGCGGGATTACCCACTACAGACACTTCAg GCATACCTGGAGGGAACGGCACCGTTCGTGACGGTTGCCATGGACAACCACGCCGGCATCGCGTTCGATTCACGACTTTGTATCCCAGAACTCAATCGGAAGTACGGGCGTTTCATCGACTTCCGG GTACGTGACACGGGCAGCGCGTTCACGAACAAGGGGTACTCCCGGATCGACATATGCGTGCGCACCATCCACGACTCGTACGACAGCACGATTAACGGAGGCCTAACACTCGTCTTCCATTAA
- the LOC128224732 gene encoding uncharacterized protein LOC128224732: MNVLKAWILPQVILGKSAVFEFEYPSNMTVLHATDDSKCTVLNGTCKETSSTCEGLYKPSLCAGHVNRQCCVASSTYDTIECTGNHRHHARGTAYYPDPSPEEGGYFDMRGFPLQTLQAYMKGMAPFVTVAMDSHPGIAYDTPVCIPELNRKYRKFIDFRVRDTGGAFQGKKFSRIDIYVRDRHDSYDGTINGPLTLFFR; this comes from the exons atgaatgttttaaaagcttGGATTTTACCTCAGGTGATCTTAG GTAAAAGCGCAGTCTTCGAATTCGAGTATCCGTCAAATATGACCGTTCTCCATGCCACGGACGACTCTAAGTGCACGGTGCTGAACGGCACGTGTAAAGAGACATCCAGCACGTGCGAGGGCCTATATAAGCCGTCATTGTGCGCCGGCCACGTCAACAG GCAGTGTTGTGTGGCCAGCAGTACTTACGACACAATAGAATGTACGGGGAACCATCGTCATCACGCCCGGGGAACCGCCTACTACCCCGACCCCTCACCGGAAGAGGGTGGCTACTTCGACATGCGCGGTTTCCCCCTGCAGACGCTTCAG GCATACATGAAGGGTATGGCACCGTTTGTGACGGTCGCCATGGACAGCCACCCCGGCATCGCGTACGACACACCCGTCTGTATTCCGGAACTCAACCGGAAATACAGAAAGTTCATCGACTTCCGG GTGCGTGACACGGGCGGCGCCTTCCAGGGCAAGAAATTTTCGAGGATCGACATATACGTGCGCGACCGCCACGACTCTTACGACGGCACAATCAATGGTCCCCTCACACTCTTTTTCCGCTGA